One segment of Candidatus Stygibacter australis DNA contains the following:
- the lpdA gene encoding dihydrolipoyl dehydrogenase: protein MKKFEVAVIGGGPGGYTAGIRLQQYGISAVVFEKSRLGGVCLNWGCIPTKALVKIADLYQEIKDHEQSGIFLSETKVDYQAAMNRKDEVVEKLVSGIEYLYKRREIPLLEEEVIEIKSGSDGFIIKTRESEYRSDYIILATGSKPKEIGNLKFDGEQVLSSRDILSLPKLPESLAVIGGGVIGCEFASIYQQLGVKVSIIEFLPDLVSMEDKEISKRLQMLMKKRKIKIYTKTKVTKIERQKESVVLHLSNGKELEAEKVLMSIGREPICEIKFNGFGLKKDRGFVTVDPEMRTNNDRIFAIGDLTGKLMLAHTASKQAMLVAEVLRRELRGEGDEPFSLNYTDIPRCTFTSPSIGSVGLTEEQAKEKYDEIETGKFMFSANGKALASGHSEGFVKVIIEKKTGLLRGMHIIGPEAVELIAEGSIMINLGTDIRKLRSLVFAHPTLSEAVGEALEDSEGLAIHKM, encoded by the coding sequence GTGAAGAAATTTGAGGTAGCTGTAATTGGTGGTGGTCCTGGGGGATATACTGCCGGGATAAGATTGCAGCAATATGGGATAAGTGCTGTAGTATTTGAAAAATCAAGGCTTGGTGGAGTGTGTTTGAATTGGGGTTGCATTCCCACGAAAGCACTGGTTAAAATAGCTGATCTATATCAGGAAATTAAAGACCATGAGCAGTCAGGCATATTTTTATCAGAGACAAAAGTAGATTATCAGGCAGCTATGAACCGTAAAGATGAAGTGGTTGAGAAGCTTGTCTCCGGGATTGAATATCTATATAAACGAAGAGAGATACCATTATTAGAAGAAGAAGTAATCGAAATAAAGAGCGGATCTGACGGGTTTATTATAAAAACCAGAGAATCTGAATATAGAAGTGATTATATAATCCTGGCAACGGGTTCAAAGCCCAAAGAGATAGGTAATCTCAAATTTGATGGAGAGCAGGTATTATCTTCGCGGGATATATTAAGTCTACCCAAGCTGCCAGAGAGTCTGGCAGTGATAGGCGGGGGAGTGATAGGTTGTGAATTTGCCAGCATTTATCAGCAGTTAGGAGTAAAAGTAAGTATTATAGAATTTCTTCCTGACCTGGTGTCTATGGAAGATAAAGAGATCAGTAAACGACTTCAAATGTTGATGAAAAAACGTAAAATAAAAATATACACAAAAACCAAAGTAACCAAGATTGAAAGACAGAAGGAAAGTGTGGTTCTGCATTTATCAAATGGCAAAGAGCTTGAAGCTGAAAAAGTGTTGATGAGTATTGGCAGGGAACCAATCTGCGAAATAAAATTCAATGGTTTTGGGCTGAAAAAAGACCGAGGATTTGTAACTGTTGACCCTGAAATGCGTACTAATAATGACCGGATATTTGCCATAGGTGATCTGACTGGGAAATTGATGCTGGCACATACAGCCAGCAAACAAGCTATGCTGGTTGCAGAAGTGCTAAGGCGGGAATTGCGTGGAGAGGGTGATGAACCTTTTTCATTGAATTATACTGATATTCCACGCTGTACATTTACCAGTCCCAGTATTGGCTCCGTGGGACTTACAGAAGAGCAGGCAAAAGAGAAATACGATGAGATTGAAACAGGCAAATTTATGTTTTCTGCTAATGGGAAAGCTCTTGCCTCTGGTCATTCAGAAGGTTTTGTGAAAGTTATTATAGAAAAGAAAACCGGATTGTTAAGGGGAATGCATATTATAGGGCCAGAAGCAGTGGAATTGATTGCTGAGGGCAGTATTATGATCAATCTGGGAACTGATATTAGAAAATTGAGAAGTCTGGTTTTTGCTCATCCCACTTTATCAGAAGCGGTTGGTGAAGCTCTGGAGGATAGTGAGGGTTTGGCTATCCATAAAATGTAA
- the raiA gene encoding ribosome-associated translation inhibitor RaiA produces MQITITARHFDLTNAIREHIESNAERLDRYFDHIMNVHFILVLENGLSKVEMILHVPRHDFRSESADKDMYLAVDMAIDKMESQIKKLKDKWTDHQKKSLKADTQFVYTDLIEKAGDRRRVKVKRIPPDTMSLNEAIDKIEVEEEFFLIFRDVATDRLSVLVRKDDLHYKLFATAR; encoded by the coding sequence ATGCAAATTACAATTACTGCTCGTCACTTTGATCTGACAAATGCGATTCGGGAACACATCGAATCTAACGCAGAGAGATTAGATCGTTATTTTGACCACATTATGAATGTACATTTCATTTTGGTACTTGAGAATGGCTTAAGCAAAGTGGAAATGATACTTCATGTACCGCGTCATGATTTTCGATCTGAATCTGCCGACAAGGATATGTATCTGGCGGTGGATATGGCGATCGATAAGATGGAATCACAGATCAAAAAATTGAAGGACAAGTGGACAGATCATCAAAAGAAGAGCTTGAAAGCAGATACCCAATTTGTTTACACGGATCTAATCGAGAAAGCGGGAGACCGACGGAGAGTAAAGGTCAAGCGCATACCTCCCGATACCATGTCTTTAAATGAGGCGATAGATAAAATAGAAGTGGAAGAGGAATTCTTTCTCATTTTCAGGGATGTGGCAACTGACAGATTATCAGTACTGGTCCGCAAGGATGACTTGCATTATAAACTGTTTGCCACTGCGCGATAA
- the hprK gene encoding HPr(Ser) kinase/phosphatase: MKQRIEYPLKKFYNDKKQDFKLSLLTHEKTLSKSIKTPFLNRPGLALTGYYDRFSADRVQILGETEISYLQSLEENELFARLREMLVYDIPCIVVTKGLSAPRALTFLADEYQIPVFITHLSTNRFYNDMLKHLDKTFAEQISIHGVLVEVFGVGMLISGASGIGKSECALDLVDRGHRMVCDDLVTLRSLDGRLVGMPRFENLYTMEIRGIGLVDIEKMYGIHGVRKTKEVDIQVELMKWDDMESYQRLGLQDEMTEIMGIKLPIIYLPVTSGKNLSVIMEVIAMNHSLRSFGYNAAEEYTRKLNKSIMQASQANKELENNIGSKKD; the protein is encoded by the coding sequence ATGAAACAAAGAATTGAATATCCCTTAAAAAAGTTCTATAATGACAAGAAACAGGATTTTAAACTAAGTCTTCTAACTCATGAGAAGACTTTAAGCAAATCTATTAAAACACCATTCCTTAATCGCCCTGGCTTAGCACTTACTGGCTACTATGACAGGTTTTCAGCGGATCGTGTACAGATATTGGGAGAAACGGAGATCAGTTATTTGCAGAGTCTTGAGGAAAATGAGCTATTTGCCAGACTCCGAGAGATGCTGGTTTATGATATACCTTGTATAGTAGTTACAAAGGGCTTATCTGCTCCAAGAGCATTAACGTTTTTGGCAGATGAATATCAGATACCGGTATTTATTACCCATTTAAGTACAAATCGCTTCTATAATGATATGCTGAAGCATTTAGATAAGACATTTGCTGAGCAGATATCGATTCATGGAGTCCTGGTGGAAGTATTTGGTGTGGGAATGCTGATTTCAGGTGCAAGTGGAATAGGTAAAAGCGAATGTGCTCTTGATCTGGTTGACCGTGGCCATCGCATGGTTTGTGATGATCTGGTTACTTTGCGGTCTCTTGATGGCAGGTTAGTCGGTATGCCACGCTTTGAGAATCTATATACCATGGAAATCAGAGGAATAGGACTGGTAGATATTGAGAAGATGTATGGTATCCATGGAGTTCGCAAGACCAAGGAAGTTGATATTCAGGTAGAATTGATGAAATGGGATGATATGGAAAGCTATCAGAGACTTGGTCTGCAGGACGAAATGACAGAGATTATGGGGATAAAATTACCAATTATCTACCTACCAGTAACATCAGGTAAAAATTTATCAGTGATCATGGAAGTGATTGCCATGAACCACAGTTTGAGATCATTTGGATATAATGCAGCAGAAGAATATACACGCAAATTAAATAAATCAATTATGCAAGCCTCGCAGGCTAACAAAGAATTGGAGAATAATATTGGTAGTAAAAAGGATTAA